Sequence from the Paramisgurnus dabryanus chromosome 3, PD_genome_1.1, whole genome shotgun sequence genome:
GATTTCCCAACAAGAACTCCATCTTGATGACAACAACAATCAGCCCAGAAAGAGATCCGCTGACGTACAGAGCGCACAAGCTCCGCCCATGGCGCCGTGTGATTGGTTCTAACACAAAAAACGTTCATGTGATTGGCCAATACCCCTGTCAATCATGGATAATCCGCTGAGCTCCATTTATAAAAGTCTTAATTTATGGGATATTACGTTTTTATAACATAAACTATACGTTTCAATAAACGTTGGCAAGTGATAAAGTTTTCGATCATTAACTGTGCGTTTTTTTCATTTACAAGAGCAGTTATTTTACGTAACGTTACTACACTACCCGCCGCAAACTACTGAAAACTGCGGAAGTTGAACGTCATATGTTGCTAAGCAACAGTGTTGGCGTCTAGTAGGAGTGCTCGTCTTCATAGGCATATTTCCCGGaaggttttttattttattagtgACTTTTGAAGTAGGTGATCGATACATATATTTTGTCTGATTGCTGATTGTCTGATGTTACATTTATAAGTTTTACACACTATGTTGTGGGTCACGTTATGCTTCTAATTTGTGCAGGACACGTGGGTCTGCTGGTCATAAAGTGTCAAAAATGATTTGGCAACAGGATGAACCCAAAGTTATAGATGAGGAGATGTTACATCAGGCAGTTGAGGAACAGGCACCTCAAGGACAAGCTGGAAAGATAGCCAAGGGAGAAGGCATCAAATATAGTGAGGTTCTCCATCTGCAACTGGACTACAAAAGTAAGACCTATTACGTGGTATTTTTAAACCTAAACCATTATAAACCATTTCCAGGTGGGCAGTTGTGTACATTTTTAGAGAGAAGACAACctgaattgtttttattattatgtaaatatgaatatatatatattgtttttgtaatgtatcttggaattaatacattttgtgcATTGACAGTGCAGAACTCAgcttatacatttattttattttggatttatttacttcaatttaaatttaaaaagtttaattaagaaatgtaaatgtatttactgCATATACACTttattctgtagaaattacagtattgcTGGCAattgtttgccagtaacttactgtagatttaaatgtatgttatttactggcaacagtttgttcaaagttaaattaaaaagtcaaatgaacattaaacattaacaagtctttatctttacagaataaaactataaaataacagcctcatgcaaatcattttgagtacaaaaaatctgaaataaacaaacaaaaaaaagttgatgaggatttttggttcccagaatgctttggataaggctgttattttatagttttattctgaaaaaataaaatcttgttaatgtttaatgttcaacTTTGAACTAACTGTTGACAGTAAATATCATAAATTTATAGCTACAGTAAGTtcctggcaaacagctgcataactacagaaACTTTTTCACAGTAAAGCGCTTTTGCACAATTTTGCAGAAAATGCATTTTAGCAGAATTGACAAGAAAAACAATATAGAGATAAGAAAAGAAATAGAAATAATCTAAAACACTCCAtggtattaataaaatatatattttgtagtaTATGTCTCCTGATGTGTTTTTCTGCAGACATTCTCAAGATTTACCACCTCTGCCATTTCACCTCTCTAACAAAACTTCAACTGGATAATAATGTTATTGAGAGAATTGAAGGGTTAGAAAACTTGACTAATCTGGTTTGGCTGGGTGAGTTTAGCCTCAGCTTGTCCTATCAATATCAAAACAGCTAGAATTGAAAATTCAATGTTGTATAATTGTGTTGTTGTTATTCTGTTATTCAGATCTGTCATTCAATAATATAAAGGTTATTGAAGGTTTGGACACTCTTGTGAATCTTCAAGATTTGAGTTTGTTCAACAACTGCATTTCTGTGATCGAAAACCTGGCTGCTCTTCAAAACCTGCAGATCCTTTCTCTAGGAAACAATGCCATCGCTCAGCTTGATAATGTAAGATAATCAAAAAGTATGTGTGAATCAATTCCAGTACATCAATCAAGCATCAAATTTGATAAATCATATCTGATCCTGCAGGTGATCTATCTAACACAATTTAAGAACTTACGCACTCTTAACCTCACGGGAAATCCCATCTGTGATGAAGAGAAGTACAAGACATTTGTAACAGCGTACCTTCCAGATTTAGTTTATCTTGACTACAGATTGTTGGATGAAAAGACGGTAAATGAATTACTTAATTACTGGCTAAATGGTTTACTGTattgtgattttaatttttactaATATATATTGGACTCACATGTATAGAGAGAGATGGGCTTTACCAGGTATCAGTATGCTATTGAAGAAATGCAACATGATGAACTACAAGAGCAACAGGCAATGGAGGCTGAGAAGATCAACAACCAGAAGCTTCAACTGCACAAGGTGACCACTTGCACCCTTCCCTTACATTCCAGCACAGGCGTCATAATACAGATTTACaacaaatattaaaatgcatGAATCTCATTGCAATAGATTAAAAGCATCATACCAAATGATGCTAGAAGTTCTCTCAGACCTAACTTCACTTCTCTGAGACGCTTTTGCAATGATTTTTACaaggggcacaaattcaaaatatgtgtttggagtgtcgtgtgtgttgctcgtcatgtccaaatatgtgtttgttgcgtcatgtgcatcatgcgtcatgtcaaaatatgtgcatgCTGCATACGCATCAGAAGGATTTATGAAAAAAGAGATGTTCACTTTCACAAAATACtagcaagacactaacttaacactaaactttgATTGCACATAAGATTAAGCGAGAATCTGGCAGATGCCAGATAAACCCCAtcgaagcgtctgcagcagacacgtattttgacatgacgtgtGATGCACGTAGGTTAACATGAcgtgccaaacacatattttgacatgacgggctaaatacatgttgtgacgagcttcacattgtgaatgtgtgccctcgaaaaagaagtcagcGCCTGCCACTGGATCATAAACTTATTTTGGTTCACCGAGGTGTCTTAGTAGAATACATTTTCATTGCTTAAGCATGTTTTGATTCACAGGATGCATTTGTGGAGTTCTTGAATGGACCTCAGTTATTTAACAGCTTGTTTAGTGATGATCCTGATGCAGCTAAACTGGCTCTCCTCCCAGGAATGGCTGCACTGCTGGAATCATATCCTTATTAACACATTCACCAAAATCTTCTGAGCAATTCCAGCATTATGTGACATTTGCagtcaaaaatttaaatataatttctcggagaatgtatttattaccaagatattgaaccatctgtttttattttcctACGTCCCTGATGATAGAGTCCAGACATTAGAAAAATATCAGTCTTTACTCATGTTTTCTATTTTAGACggctcttttttttaaagaaaatttatttattttaatttaattttgtatgcacatttatgagaAAGAAACAGCCTTATGGATATGATATTTATccattatggatgtgacatttctgAAATTTGCACTGAACTttggaaaatattaaaaacaaatgctttaaaggtgccaaagaatgcattgaaataatctgttaaatagttctctgatatctacatagacgGTATGTGGCTTTACTAAGTGCACAAATTATCCAGAGAcggttttacatgtctatttacaaccctaggtttccccagaatgaaatggtctattattaccttattcgaaagggtcatgaataataatgttgagctctgctctgattggctgtttctcataGCAGCTAAAAACTTGACACCTAAACAGTCATAATTACGAGTAATTTACCTTGACAATGCATATACATATGAGAAGGAAATGGAAGCTCTGTGTATGCAGATATTTGAAGAAGGTTTAACTCAGCATGCACAAAGACAGGCCACGGTCGAATCCTTTTATACCGTTTCCCGCGAGGCATTGGCTGAAAATCAACAGAAATGCGCGCAAATAGCAACTGACTTTAAAAGTTCCTGGAGACAGGTTAGTTTCTCCTAACAGCAACACTGGTTTAACTTTGGCATGATTGCTCGTGAACCACAAGAATACAAATGAAGTTTTACTCTATTGCAGACATTAGTGGAAATCCAGCAGATCACCGACAATGAGGTTCTTGAAGATCACATCAGTTCTTGCAATGAGGAGATAAACAAGCTCTCTGAAACCCTTATGAGTCTGGAAGTGCACCTAGTGGATCAACTGGAGGTCAGGATAAAAGATGCTATCGCTTTAGACATTGAGACTGCTGCCGATGGATTACAGATAAATCAATTCTTGAATCACAAACTAATAAATtccaaaaaagttaaaaaaaaattcaacgcaaacttttttcttttttatcccTTTTCAAAATCTCATCACCTAGATCCATTCCAGATGATACTGGAATCATACATACTGTTTTTGTTTCCCATAAGCCGTTTTACTCAAAAATACATAAGATTGCATAAATAAGTTATAGTTTTACTGTACATATATTATCCTATAATCTTGAATATGTGGTTACGTCATTGGTtcacattaaaggtgcagtgtgtaatattTAGTAGGACCtactgacagaaatgcaatataatatacataactattttATTAGTGGTgaataaagaccttacatagtgaactgttatgtttttgttAACTTGAgcagtttttatctacatacatcgCGGATCATCTTTAATGGAAGTTGCTATTATAcactgccatgtttctacagacaTACTGCTCTAGTGAGCGTGTTTCGTCATTACATTATCTCAGtcgacgacatgtttgtcctgtggtagCTACCGTTGCTTCTtatgcgtttcaaaagggaggggtgagatgtggactgagccgttggttgcaaatAGCAAtatcaccactagatgccactaaaatctacacacagcacctttaactaaagcacatttatttgtttgataCTGATGCTCTGAAAGTTCACGAGTATGTCATTCTTTTTTAAGGACATCATCAAAGACTTTGAGAGGAACATTACGGACATGGTCGGAGGGTTCATTGAAAATGTGCAAGGGATATATCCTTAACCGACTTTAAACCCAAAACAAAACTGTTTGTGAACATTTCATGCATGCTTTTGTTTTACGGTGTCGTCAAGGCCTCTTTAACTCCGACATAAATTCGCACAGTGCCGAGACTTAGAGAATCAACACCATGAGAATCAGCTGGAGATCGCCTTGGCAACACTGGAGAAGGTGGCCAAAAATGAGCTAGAAGAGGAAATGCCTGATAATGTGATCATGGTGAGTACAATGATCTGTTTATGCATGCACAAGTACCTCGTGTGAAAACTTTATAGTTTGGAACCAATTTTcaagttttattatttaaattatattttataagaatTTGTACAAGAAAGATGTACCTGTAAGATATCAAAtgcaatttaatttaaaagaaaataattttgatatttttataatGCCTACAATTCCTTCTGAAGTGTCCTAATACTTAATAATACAAAGTCGtttacaaataattttgaaggactttaagataaaaataaaaagtgattggATAACCTGAAACATGCCAAATcaaattaaaactaaaaaatatttgtgtttacTATTTTTTGTACTACAAATTGGGATTTAGATTCATGGTAACTTGAGGCCAGACACTTATTCTTAGTCTAAGTATTGATTTCTGCCTAGACCTCATTCCATATGCTGCCCTGTAGCTCTTTGTAGATAAGGACACAGTGACCAATGCAGTTAGTGCTTCTCATGACACCCACCTGCTGAAGATTGACAACAGAGAAGATGAGCTTCTGACACGGATCAACAGCTGGAGGGATGGGCTGCTAAATTCGGTGGGTAATTATTTGCCAATTTCCTGATGGGAAATGGACAAACCTATCTTTTCTATGATATGTATATACATGCTTTATCGCATTGTATTGttaatttgtttttgttgatAGTTACATGATAAAGAGGTGAAGAGGAATCGCAGACGCATCACAGAGATCAGTAACTATATTAGTGATCTGAGGATCCAACTGGAGTTACCAAAGaacaaacaaaatttttcttgagtcagataaaaaaaattaaattagttTTGCTTAGAATAGAagttattaaatatatacagctgtttgttttataatctaataaaaAGATAACATTTTACCGCAACTGTTTATTAGTGTTGTTTTTTCTTCTGAACCATACAATGCTGCCATCTACAGAGAAGCACTGGTGTTGCAGCAATATTTGTGTGCGGTAAAACGGCGAGAGAGGCCGCTTCTCAATCCGAACGAAGGCTGCCGCCTGCGAAGGTCGCATATGAaggctgtatacgtcatcaagcctggtttatttaagttaactgagcataacaatcgcaagtcataagcatatttcaacaatttacgattaaatAAGAATTATAGTCAACTATGTCATTATTATAATTCAGAAATAatacagtcttgatgacgtatgcagcctcgatatgcgacctccggaggctgcagcctttggattgagaaacggccagagagagagagagcgctgTACATACAAGGACATTTAAATGGGTGTGTTGGCAGCtataaacatataaacgtatcattataattataatattttcttataaaactattattttgtaataaaaataatatatttatatagtgaGAGGCAATTGCTCATATTTTTCTGTTGACATAAACAGATCTTGTGGGTGGTAAAACGGCGAGAGAGGCCGGTTCTCAATCCGAACGAAGACTGCCgcctgcggaggtcgcatatgaaggctgcatacgtcatcaagcctggtttatttaagttaactgagcataataatcgcaagtcatacgcatatttcaacaatttacgattaactaagaattaTAGTCAactatgtaattattataattctGAAATAatacagtcttgatgacgtatgcagcctagatatgcgacctccggaggctccagccttcggattgagaaacggccagagagagagggagagagcgCTGTACATACAAGGACATTTAAATCGGGTGTGTTGGCagctataaatatataaacgtagcattataattataatattttcttataaaactattattttgtaataaaaataatatatttatatagtgaGAGGCAATTACTCATATTTTTCTGTTGACATAAACAGCCCTTGCGGTGTATTTTGTGTGTCcgaattttaaatgtaaaaaacttTACCTAATATGATTAAAACGTATATACTTAATAttctaattatttttttaatacagattaccacatgttttaagaaactCTTACATCAacagtcacaaaaatactgcCGCACttccaataaataaaacttcatatCCCGTCTCCCAACTAGCCAATGAGCATTCAGTGTTATAACGATTCAAAGTCCGTCATCCAATCACAGATCAGGTGCTGGATCACATGACGCGCTGTTGCGCGTCTTCATTCCACGCTACGGGACGTAAACGCACGTCCTGCGGGAGAAACTCCGAAACTCACACACGGAGCCGACAGCGTCGCGTTTTCTCCTCTTCCAGTGGATCAAATAAGCGACGTGAGGCTGTTTGTGGCCCGCGGGAGCGATCCAATATGCCGGTCCGTACCGACCGCTGTCAGGGCTTGTCGATGGCCTGTATGGCCTCGGCCTCTCTCGTTCCGCCCCCGCCGATTAATACCCATCAGCCCGGCGTCAACACGTCTCTGCTGTACAGCGGCTCTCAGTTTCGTGGACACCAGAAGAGCAAAGGAAATTCTTATGATGTCGAGGTGGTGCTGCAGGTAAACATTGTGCGAGCTGTCGATGACTACATAGAGTGCTGCCTATTTAGGGCTCCAATGCGCCCGTGATTTCAAAACACACGGCACGCGCCTGTGACGTGCCAGAATATCCATGTAGATAGTGCATAGCAAATGATTGTTAAGTAGGCACAATACTACGTTGTTATAATATGGTGTCCGAAATTGCTGTTTGGGTAAGCAGCACACTAGATTTCTTGACTACTTCGTGTTCTAGCAATAAGATACAGTTGGACTATAGTTGTTTATGTGTAGCTGTGTTAGATTTGTGGTTTACTGTACATAATATGTAGTTGTATATCAAGGCATATTGTTAAATGAGTATATACCTTTAATACTGCATTCCACTTAGGGGTCATGACATGAGGGTCAGATTTCCATGTCTGTAACCTAATGGGGCTTTCGTTTAAGTTTGTTGTGTTGGCCCACATATGCGGTTTCGTTCCTGTAGTCTGGAGTTTTGCCAAGGACATCATGAGAGTAAATGATTTGTTTTTGACCCACAGCATGTGACTATGGAGGACTCTTACCTGTGTGGATACCTCAAGATCAAAGGTCTGACGGAGGTGAGACATTTATTGTGACATCACAGATTTTTGCTCAGTATAGCCTGTATAGTCTTGTAACAATAAAATAGACAATATATTTACACCTGTGACATCATATATGATAAAAGTTCTGATACACCTCCACTTTTTGTGATGTCATCATTAATACAACAACTAACTAGTAGTACAGTCGTCAGTACTCCGGTTGTTAAATGCAGCTATCACTTAATCTTAGATCATAATGGTGCGTTCACATCAGACGCGAATGAAGCGTTAAGTTTGTGTGATTTAGTCAATTAAAGTCAAAGGAAAACgtccacattttgggaattcaGCTTATTCACCCTATCCCCCATAGTTGGATGTGtccatacctttctcatctccgtgcatgctgtaactctgtctgacgcagcccccactagcttagcttagcacaaagactggaagtgaatggctccagctagcaaactgctcccaataagtgacataataaagcaaacattttcccatttatgtgttgtggtttgtatagtcacaccatgtacaaataacaaggtcatataagacacagccatcttttaacagtatgcatactagggctgtcaaaattgctCAAAAATGACTTTCGAATATTCTCCCTAAAAAACCCACGAATATTCGAACTATTCGAATATCTGGTTGCCCATTTTTTCAACGACGTTAACGACGCATTACTTCAATAACAGgacaaattaatataaagaGACATAACTACTTCTATAGGTAGTCTATTTAAGTTTAAACATATTTGACAACGTATATTACAATACATACACAAAACAAGTAAATTAAGAGACATCAAAATGATATGGTACCTCGGTTACATTGCTTGACAAAACTCCCTGATGCCTGCTCCATCCACGACACTGATCGGTCTCATGTCCTTACAAATGAACGAAATTCATTTCTCCGTTATGACCTCTTGTTGTGTTGCAGACAAATAGCTTGTGGCGGGCGATGCAAAGTAAGTGTTAAGACGTGACTGTTTAGCTGGAGTTCCACAATTGTGGTcttgtacacactgcaaactttcaggagtgacaaccgcatttaaatgtgaaaatatgatGATTGACACggagataaccatagcaacggtCTGCCGTCTCAcatgcttatcactcacagctttgatgaaaataatttaacagcattatgttttgcaataaacctccgtcGTGTCATTGTGTATTGTACGCATTTGTGAGGCTGCGCGCactcttgcagtgttgccaggtcctcgtcttttttgtaCTCACATACCATTTTAGCgcttaaccgtttatggcttttggctagggctgcacgatttgggtaatttttcccattgcggttattcgtggtaatattgcgatgtgcggttgcgattataataaatggtatcatgagtcaacttgatgggttttaacgaaaatacacacacagtttagtgataatgctaaaatgtgtatttgtaaaactagtgTCAGTAATcttaaatccaaaataccgccataTAACAGACATAGAgttttttttagctaccagatcactgtcaatctcctctgcatccatcttcgctctggtatttctacgctgcgcacacacaagtgacgacgcacaccaaacacgtgcatgccacacatgcactgccttttttgttagtttttctttcttttttaaacagcaaggaaaatcttcaaactgttatcagaaagtttgtgttaacaagtccacacatttatttatttaatataattgcaacattttgctatcatataattgcacaggctgacattgcgattgcgattgcgatgcgattaattgtgcagcactactttt
This genomic interval carries:
- the gid4 gene encoding glucose-induced degradation protein 4 homolog; protein product: MTRCCASSFHATGRKRTSCGRNSETHTRSRQRRVFSSSSGSNKRREAVCGPRERSNMPVRTDRCQGLSMACMASASLVPPPPINTHQPGVNTSLLYSGSQFRGHQKSKGNSYDVEVVLQHVTMEDSYLCGYLKIKGLTEEYPTLTTFFAGEIISKKRPFLTRKWDADEDVDRKHWGKFQAFYQYAKSFNSDDFDYEELKNSDYVFMRWKEQFLVPDHTIKDISGASFAGFYYICFQKSTATIEGYYYHRSSEWYQSLNLTHVPEHSAPIYEFR
- the drc3 gene encoding dynein regulatory complex subunit 3, producing the protein MIWQQDEPKVIDEEMLHQAVEEQAPQGQAGKIAKGEGIKYSEVLHLQLDYKNILKIYHLCHFTSLTKLQLDNNVIERIEGLENLTNLVWLDLSFNNIKVIEGLDTLVNLQDLSLFNNCISVIENLAALQNLQILSLGNNAIAQLDNVIYLTQFKNLRTLNLTGNPICDEEKYKTFVTAYLPDLVYLDYRLLDEKTREMGFTRYQYAIEEMQHDELQEQQAMEAEKINNQKLQLHKDAFVEFLNGPQLFNSLFSDDPDAAKLALLPGMAALLESYEKEMEALCMQIFEEGLTQHAQRQATVESFYTVSREALAENQQKCAQIATDFKSSWRQTLVEIQQITDNEVLEDHISSCNEEINKLSETLMSLEVHLVDQLEDIIKDFERNITDMVGGFIENVQGIFAQCRDLENQHHENQLEIALATLEKVAKNELEEEMPDNVIMLFVDKDTVTNAVSASHDTHLLKIDNREDELLTRINSWRDGLLNSLHDKEVKRNRRRITEISNYISDLRIQLELPKNKQNFS